CTCGCCCGCCGCGGCGGGCTCTCGCCGGCCTGGCTCGAGCGGCTCGCCCAGGCCGGCGCGCTGCGCGGCTTCGAGGTGCAGCGGCGCCGGGCGCTGTGGAGCGCGCTCGCGGTCGGCCCCGCGGCGCGCGAGGGCGATCTCCTCGCCGGCGCGCCGGTCGAGGAGCCCCCGGCCGGCCTCCCGCCCGCGAGCGCCTCCGAGGAGGTGGCGGCCGACTACGCCTCGCTCGGCCTCTCCGAGCGCGCGCACCCCATGGCGATGCTCCGGCCGCGCCTCGCCGCCCGGCGGGTGCGGACGGCCCGCGAGCTCCCCCGCCTCGCCGATCGCGCCGCCGTCGAGGTGGCCGGCCTCGTCATCGTGCGCCAGCGGCCGGCCACCGCCTCGGGCCTCGTCTTCGTGAGCCTGGAGGACGAGACGGGCATCGCCAACCTCGTCCTCATGCCCGACGTCTACGAGCGGTTCCGCGCGCTGGTGCGCGGCTCGGCCTTCCTGGTGGCGCAGGGCAGGGTGGAGCGCAACGGCCAGGTGGTGAACGTCCGCGTGCGCTCGGTGTCCCCGCTGCCGCTCGCCCCCGAGATCGCGCCCCAGGCGCGCGACTTCCACTAGCCCGTGAATGGCCCGCCCGCCTCGCGCGTCCGCTATGATCCCCACGCCCGGCAGGCTCGCCGGGCGTCCCTCCAGCCGCTGCACCCGGAGTCAACCATGCGCCCTCTCGCCCTCGCCGCCGCCGTCCTCCTCGCCGCCCCGGCCCTCGCCGCGGACACCGTGCAGATCCAGGTGACCGGCCGCGGGTTCGAGCCGCAGCAGGTGAAGGCGAAGAAGGGGCAGCCGACCACGCTCGTCTTCACCCGCACCTCCGACCGAACCTGCATCACGGCCGTGGACATCCCCGCCGAGAACGTGAAGCAGCTCGAGCTCCCGCTCGGCAAGCCGGTGAGCGTCACCATCACCCCCAAGCAGAAGGGCATCGAGAAGTTCCACTGCTCTGCCATGGGGATGGGGGGAGGGAAGATCGTCGTCGAGGACTGACGGACAGCCGCCGGCGCGCCCGCTCGGCCTGCTCGCCCGGCGACCCACCCGTGATATCGCTCGCAAGCCCGCGAAACTACAGCCCGTCGTGTGTGACCATACGGTGCGACACAATATGTTGTGGTGCATGGCTTGACGCTCCCGAACGGCCTGCGTAAGGTTGCCGTACTCAGGTCGGTGTGGTTGCGGAGCGGCGCCTCGGACGAGCGGGGCGCGGGTGGGCGGGTCGGGCGGGAAGGGGCGAGCGATGCGGGGCGCGGGGTCGGTCAGGGCGCAACCAGCCGAGATCACGGCAGACGGGGAAGGGCCTCGGCAGGTGGAGTCACGCCTGTCAGCCCTGCGTGGCAAGGTCGTGTCCACGGGCGACGAGCGCGTGCGGAGGAATCCCGGGGGCGCGCTGCCCCCGGGCACGAGTTCCTGAGCTTTCCGAGAGCTTTCGAGCAGCGATTCTCCGGCCTCTTCGCGAGGGCCGGCCGGGGACTTTTTTGGCCGAGGGGCGCCCAGAGGGCGCTCGCAGTTCATCCAAGCGGTGGGGCCGGGCAGACGTCCCGGCCGGAGGAAGAGCGAGATGATGGAGCGCGAGGTCGTCGGGCAGCGGCGGAACGGGAAGCGGCGCACCGCGAAGAAGGGCGTGGCCGTGCCGCGCTACTTCTCCACGCCCGGGGTGGATCCGGCCGAGGAGCTGGCGTGGGAGCTCCGGACCGCCGCCATCAGCGGCGAGGGCGGCCACGTCATCTTCGAGCAGAAGGACGTCGAGGTGCCGAAGAGCTGGTCGGCGCTCGCCACCCAGGTGGTGGCCTCGAAGTACTTCCGCGGCGCGCTGGGCTCGCCCGAGCGGGAGCGCTCGGTCCGGCAGCTGGTCGGCCGGGTCGTCAGCACCATCGGCCGCTGGGGCCGCCAGGACGGCTACTTCGCCTCCGAGGAGGACGCGGTCTCCTTCGAGGCCGAGCTGGGCCACCTCCTCTACCGGCAGAAGATGTCGTTCAACTCCCCGGTGTGGTTCAACGTCGGGGTGGAGGAGCACCCGCAGTGCAGCGCGTGCTTCATCAACGCCGTGTCCGACTCGATGGACTCGATCCTGAAGCTCGCCCACACCGAGGGCATGCTCTTCAAGTACGGGTCCGGCACCGGCTCGAACCTCTCCAAGATCCGCTCGGGCAAGGAGAAGCTCTCCGGCGGCGGCGAGGCCTCCGGCCCGGTCAGCTTCATGCGCGGGTTCGACGCCTTCGCCGGCGTCATCAAGTCGGGCGGGAAGACCCGGCGCGCGGCCAAGATGGTCATCCTGGACGCCGACCACCCGGACATCGAGGAGTTCGTCGAGTCGAAGGCGAGCGAGGAGCGGAAGGCCTGGGCGCTCATCGAGGCGGGCTACGACGGCGGCTTCAACGTGCGCGGCGGCGCCTACGACTCCGTCTTCTTCCAGAACGCCAACCACTCGGTGCGCGTCACCGACGCCTTCATGCGCGCGGTCCAGGCGGACGGCGCCTGGGCGCTCACCGCCCGCGTCGACGGCGGCGTGGTGGAGACCATCCAGGCGCGCCAGCTCATGAAGAAGATCACCGAGGCGGCCTGGCTCTGCGGCGACCCCGGCATCCAGTTCGACACCACCGTCAACGCCTGGCACACCTGCCCCAACACTGACCGCATCAACGCCTCGAACCCGTGCTCGGAGTACATGTTCCTCGATGACTCCGCGTGCAACCTGGCCTCGCTCAACCTGATGCACTTCAGGTCGATCGACGGCGGGTTCGACGCCGAGGGCTTCAAGCGCGCGGTCGACCTCACCATCCTGGCGCAGGAGATCCTGGTCTCGAACGCGCGCTACCCCACCGAGGGCATCGGCAAGAACAGCGAGGCGTACCGGCCGCTCGGCCTCGGCTACGCCAACCTGGGCGCGCTGCTCATGGCGAGCGGCCTCCCGTACGACTCCGACGCCGGCCGCGCCACCGCCGCCGCCATCACCGCGCTCATGACCGGCGAGGCCTACGCCATGAGCGCCCGCATCGCCGGCCACAAGGGGCCGTTCGCGGGCTTCGCCCAGAACCGCGAGCCGTGCCTGGCCGTCCTCGCCAAGCACGCCGCGGCGGTCGAGCGCATCGACGCGCGGCTCGCCCCGGCGGATCTGGTCGAGGCCGCCCGCGGCGCCTGGGCCGACGCGCGCCGGCTGGGCGCCGAGCACGGTGTGCGCAACGCCCAGGTGACGGTGCTCGCCCCCACCGGCACCATCGGCTTCATGATGGACTGCGACACGACCGGCATCGAGCCCGACATCGCGCTCGTGAAGTACAAGAAGCTGGTCGGCGGCGGCGTGCTCAAGATCGTGAACAACACGGTCCCGCTCGCGCTGCAGAAGCTCGGCTACGCCCCCGAGACCATCCACTCCATCCTCGCCTTCATCGACGAGGCCGAGACGATCGAGGGCGCCACCGGGCTCCGGGCCGAGCACCTGCCGGTGTTCGACTGCGCCTTCAAGCCCTCCCACGGCTCGCGGACCATCCACTACATGGGCCACATCCGGATGATGGGCGCGGTGCAGCCCTTCCTCTCCGGCGCCATCTCGAAGACGGTCAACATGCCCACCTCCGCCACCCCGGCGGACATCGAGCAGGCCTACGTCGAGTCGTGGCGGCTCGGGCTCAAGGCGGTCGCCATCTACCGCGACGGCTGCAAGCGCAGCCAGCCGCTCAACACCGCCAAGGACAAGAAGCAGGAGGAGGCGGTGGCGGCCCCGGTGGAGCGCCTCGCCCGCCGGCGGCTGCCCGACGAGCGCCGCGCCGTGACGCACAAGTTCTCCATCGGCGGCCACGAGGGCTACATGACCGTCGGCATGTACGACGACGGCGCGCCGGGCGAGCTCTTCGTCACCATGGCCAAGGAGGGCTCGGTGGTCTCGGGCCTCATGGACGGGTTCGCCACCTCCATCTCGATGGCGCTGCAGTACGGGGTGCCGCTGCAGGTGCTGTGCGACAAGTTCAGCCACATGCGGTTCGAGCCGTCGGGCTTCACCGGGAACCCGGACATCCCGATCGCGAAGTCCATCACCGACTACATCTTCCGGTGGCTGTCCCTGAAGTTCCTGCCGAGCGAGGACGCCCAGCAGGTCGAGGAGGCGAAGAAGGACCTCGCGCCCGGGGCGGCGCCCCAGGCGCCCCGGCTCGCGGCCGGCGCCTCGGTGGTGGCCTTGCCGCCGGTGGCCCGGCCGCCAGCTCCTGGCGAGAGCACGATGGTGCTCCAGCAGGACGCGCCGCCGTGCCCGACCTGCGGCAGCATCACCGTCCGCAACGGCGCCTGCTACAAGTGCATGAACTGCGGCACCACCACGGGCTGCAGCTAGCGCCGGGCTCCCCCCGGCGGCGGGGGACGAGCCCCCGCCCTACAGCTTCCCACCTGGCCGGCGGCGCTCGGACCCTCCTCCGCGCGCGCGCCGGCCGGGCGTGTTAAAAGCCCCTCCTCCGATGCCCGCCGAGAACCAGCACATCCGCAACTTCTCCATCATCGCGCACATCGATCACGGCAAGTCCACGCTCGCCGATCGGCTGCTGGAGAAGACCGGGACCGTCACCGCCCGCGAGGCGCAGGCGCAGTTCCTCGACAACATGGAGCTGGAGCGCGAGCGGGGCATCACCATCAAGGCCCAGACCATCCGGATGGCCTACCGGGCCCTGGACGGCAAGGACTACGAGCTCAACCTCATCGACACCCCCGGGCACGTCGACTTCGCCTACGAGGTCTCGCGCTCGCTGGCCGCGTGCGAGGGGGCGGTGCTGGTGGTCGACGCCAGCCAGGGCGTCGAGGCGCAGACGCTCGCCAACGTCTACCAGGCGCTCGACCACGACCTCGAGATCATCCCGGTCATCAACAAGATCGACCTCCCCAGCGCCGACGTCGAGGGCGTCCGGCGCGAGATCGAGGAGGTGATCGGCCTCGACGCGAAGGAGGCGGTGCCCACCTCGGCCAAGGAGGGCGTCGGGATCCAGGAGATCCTGGAGCAGATCGTGAAGAAGGTGCCGCCGCCGGACGGCGACCCGGCGGCCCCGCTCAAGGCCATCATCTTTGACTCGTGGTACGACTCGTACCGCGGCGTGGTCATGCTGGTGCGCGTGTTCGAGGGCACCCTCGCGCCGAAGCAGAAGATCCAGCTCTGGTCCAACAAGCGCGAGTTCGAGGTCCAGGAGCTGGGCGTCTTCGCCCCCTTCTCGCGCCCGGTGGCGCGCCTCATCGCCGGCGAGGTGGGCGTCGTCGTCGCGAACGTGAAGGACGTCCACGACGCCAAGGTGGGCGACACCATCACCGAGGTGGGCAAGCCCACCGCCGAGCCGTTCCCCGGCTTCAAGGTGATGAAGCCGATGGTCTTCTCGGGCGTCTTCCCCATCGACGCCGCCGACTACGACAACCTCCGGGACGCGCTCACGAAGCTGCGCCTCAACGACTCGGCCTTCACCTTCGAGCCGGAGACCTCCCAGGCGCTCGGGTTCGGCTTCCGCTGCGGGTACCTCGGCCTCCTCCACATGGAGATCGTCCAGGAGCGGCTCGAGCGCGAGTACGAGCTCGCCCTCATCACCACCGCCCCCTCGGTCGTCTACCGGGTCACCGACACGCAGGGCGAGGTGACCGAGATCGACAGCCCGGCCAAGCTGCCGCCGGTGCAGAAGATCGCGAAGCTCGAGGAGCCCATCCTCACCTGCCACATCCACGGCCGCACCGACGACGTGGGCGCCATCCTGAAGCTCTGCCAGGACCGGCGCGGCGTGCAGAAGGACCTGCGCTACATCGCGGCCACCCGCGTCCAGATCACCTACGACATCCCGCTCGCCGAGGTGGTGTTCGACTTCTTCGACAAGCTGAAGAGCGTCTCGCGCGGCTACGCCAGCCTCGACTACGAGCTCAAGGGCTACGAGGAGGCGGACCTCGTCAAGCTCGACTTCCTCCTCAACGGCGAGCCGGTCGACGCGCTCAGCGTCATCGTGCACCGGGAGAACTCCTACCAGCGCGGCCGCGAGCTGTGCGGCCGGCTCAAGGAGGTCATCCCGAAGCAGATGTACGAGGTGGCCATCCAGGCGGCCATCGGCGCCAAGATCATCGCCCGCGAGACGGTGAAGGCCTACCGGAAGAACGTCATCGCGAAGTGCTACGGGGGCGACATCAGCAGAAAGCGCAAGCTGCTCGAGAAGCAGAAGGAGGGCAAGAAGCGCATGAAGCAGGTGGGCTCGGTCGAGATCCCGCAGGAGGCCTTCCTGGCCGTGCTGAAGGTGGAGGATTGAGCCGCTCCGCGCCGGCGCCCGCGGCGGGGCCGGCCGTCGAGCGCGGCGAGGCGGAGCGCTTCGCCGTGGCCACCCGGCGCTTCCTGGAGCGGCGCGGCAAGCGGGTGCCGGAGCGCGCGCGGGCCGACGCGCTCGCCGCCGCCGACGCGCTGGAGGCCGCGGCCGCCTCCGGCGACCCCGAGCTGCTGGCCGAGGCGAGCGCCCGGCTCGACCTCGTCTGGCGCGACCAGCTCTCCCTGGCGGCGCGGAAGGGCGCGGTGCGCGAGCTCTTCGAGTCGGCGCTGCTGGCGCTGGTGGTGGCGCTCTGCGCCCGGACCTTCGTGGTGGAGGCGTTCAAGATCCCCTCCTCCTCGATGGTGCCGACGGTGGAGGTGGGCGACCACCTCCTCGTCTCGAAGCTCGCCTACGGGCTGCGCCTCCCGTTCGTGAACCGCTTCCTCCTCCGCTGGAGCGAGCCGCGGCGCGGCGACGTGGTGGTGTTCGCGAACCCGCGCGAGCCGGGCAAGGACTACATCAAGCGGGTGATCGGGCTCCCCGGCGACGTGGTGGAGCTGCGCGACCAGGTGGTCTACGTGAACGGCGTGCCGCAGCCGCGCGTCCCCGTCGCCGACCTCACCTACGACGAGCAGGCCGAAGGGGGCGGGCGGTGGTGGACCGAGACCTGCCCCGCCTGGAAGGAGACGCTCGCCCGCGGCCGCGTCGATTCGCCGCGCAGCGCGGTGGCGCAGGCGCTCGCCGACGCCTACGCGGGCGCCGCCCGGAGCGGCGAGGTGACGCACGTCGTGGCGCAGTGCCGCCCCGCCCGGCTGGGGGAGCGGGAGGGCCCGTTCGAGCGGGTGGCCCCCGGGCACGTCTTCGTGCTGGGCGACAACCGCGACCGGTCCGCCGACAGCCGCGCGGGCGGGGGCTGGCAGGTGCCGCTCGCGAACGTCAAGGGCCGCGCGACGGTCATCTTCTGGAGCTGGGGACGCTCGGGCTGGGCGCCCCGGGGCGGCCCCGCCGGCCTGCGGGTCGAGCGGCTTTTCAAACGGATCGAGTAGCGCTAGAAACGCCTGATCCCCATGGCCGGCCAAGGAAGGTTTGCGTCATGAACGCCGACGGCATCGAGCGCGCGCTGGCGCGCATGGCGCGCGAGGTGGTGGACCGCGCGCGGGAGCGGGGCGGTGAGCTGGCCGTGGTGGGCATCCGCCGCGGCGGCGTCCACCTCGCGAAGCGGCTCCGCAAGCACGTGGCCGCCGTCACCGGGGCCGAGCCGCCCATGGGCACGCTCGACATCGCGCTCTACCGCGACGACCTGTCGGAGCTGGCGGTGGCGCCGGTGGTCGGCCCGACCGACATCCGCTTCCCGGTCACCGGCAAGACCATCGTGCTCGTGGACGACGTCCTCTACACCGGCCGCACGGTGCGGGCGGCGCTCGACGAGCTCACCGACTTCGGCCGGCCACGGCGCGTGCTGCTGGCGGTGCTGGTCGACCGGGGCGGCCGCGAGCTCCCCATCGCCGCCGACGTGGTGGGGGTGCAGCTGGAGGTGCCGGACCGCGAGCAGGTCGAGGTGCGGCTCGTGGAGGGTGGGGCGCAACAGGACGAGGTGCTGGTCAAGCCGAGGGGGCACGCGTGATCGGGAAGCACCGCCATCTCACCGGGCTCGAGCCGCTCACCCGGGAGGAGATCCTGTCCGTGCTGGAGCTCGCTACCTCCATGAAGGAGGTGCTGCGCCGGCCGCTCAAGAAGGTCCCGACGCTGCGCGGGAAGGCGGTGGTGAACCTCTTCTTCGAGGCCTCCACCCGCACCCGCACCTCGTTCGAGACCGCCGCCAAGATCCTCTCGGCGGACGCGATCAACTGGACCTCGTCGAGCTCGTCGGTCACGAAGGGCGAGACGCTCGTCGACACCGCCCTCAACATCGAGGCGATGCACCCGGACATCCTGGTCATCCGGCACCCCGCCGGCGGCGCGCCCGAGCTGGTGGCCCAGCACGTCTCCTGCGCGGTGGTCTCGGCCGGCGACGGGGCGCACGAGCACCCGACCCAGGGGCTGCTCGACCTCTACACGCTCTCCGAGCACTTCTGCGCCGCCGGCGGCGCGCCCGCCGGCGCGGCCCCGGACTTCGGGGTGCTGGCGGGCAAGACCATCGCCATCGTGGGCGACGTCTCGCACTCGCGGGTGGCGCGCTCCGACCTGCACGGCCTCACCAAGCTCGGCGCGAAGGTCCGCGTCTGCGGCCCGCCCACCATGATCCCCCAGGGCATCGAGGCCATGGGGGCCGAGGTGCACCACCAGCTCCGGCCGGCGGTCGAGGGGGCGGACGCGGTGGTCATGCTGCGCATCCAGCACGAGCGCATCGGCGACCCGCTCATCCCCGGCACCCGCGAGTACTCCAAGTTCTGGGGCCTCAACGAGCGGAAGGCGGCGGAGTGGCTCACGCCCTCCTGCGCCATCCTCCACCCCGGCCCCATCAACCGCGGCGTCGAGCTCGCCCCCGAGGTGGCCGACGGCGCGCGCTCGGTCATCCTCGACCAGGTGGAGAACGGCGTGGCGGTGCGGATGGCGGTCCTGTACCTCCTCGCCGGCGGCGCGCACGAGGCGGCGGAAGGAGGCGCGCGCGCATGACGGACACGGTCTTCATCGAGGGCGGCCGCGTCATCGACCCGGCGAGCGGCGTCGACGGCGTCCGCACGGTGGTGGTCCGCGACGGCAAGGTGGCCGAGGTGGCGGAGCGGCTGG
This Anaeromyxobacter diazotrophicus DNA region includes the following protein-coding sequences:
- a CDS encoding cupredoxin domain-containing protein, whose translation is MRPLALAAAVLLAAPALAADTVQIQVTGRGFEPQQVKAKKGQPTTLVFTRTSDRTCITAVDIPAENVKQLELPLGKPVSVTITPKQKGIEKFHCSAMGMGGGKIVVED
- a CDS encoding vitamin B12-dependent ribonucleotide reductase; its protein translation is MMEREVVGQRRNGKRRTAKKGVAVPRYFSTPGVDPAEELAWELRTAAISGEGGHVIFEQKDVEVPKSWSALATQVVASKYFRGALGSPERERSVRQLVGRVVSTIGRWGRQDGYFASEEDAVSFEAELGHLLYRQKMSFNSPVWFNVGVEEHPQCSACFINAVSDSMDSILKLAHTEGMLFKYGSGTGSNLSKIRSGKEKLSGGGEASGPVSFMRGFDAFAGVIKSGGKTRRAAKMVILDADHPDIEEFVESKASEERKAWALIEAGYDGGFNVRGGAYDSVFFQNANHSVRVTDAFMRAVQADGAWALTARVDGGVVETIQARQLMKKITEAAWLCGDPGIQFDTTVNAWHTCPNTDRINASNPCSEYMFLDDSACNLASLNLMHFRSIDGGFDAEGFKRAVDLTILAQEILVSNARYPTEGIGKNSEAYRPLGLGYANLGALLMASGLPYDSDAGRATAAAITALMTGEAYAMSARIAGHKGPFAGFAQNREPCLAVLAKHAAAVERIDARLAPADLVEAARGAWADARRLGAEHGVRNAQVTVLAPTGTIGFMMDCDTTGIEPDIALVKYKKLVGGGVLKIVNNTVPLALQKLGYAPETIHSILAFIDEAETIEGATGLRAEHLPVFDCAFKPSHGSRTIHYMGHIRMMGAVQPFLSGAISKTVNMPTSATPADIEQAYVESWRLGLKAVAIYRDGCKRSQPLNTAKDKKQEEAVAAPVERLARRRLPDERRAVTHKFSIGGHEGYMTVGMYDDGAPGELFVTMAKEGSVVSGLMDGFATSISMALQYGVPLQVLCDKFSHMRFEPSGFTGNPDIPIAKSITDYIFRWLSLKFLPSEDAQQVEEAKKDLAPGAAPQAPRLAAGASVVALPPVARPPAPGESTMVLQQDAPPCPTCGSITVRNGACYKCMNCGTTTGCS
- the lepA gene encoding translation elongation factor 4, giving the protein MPAENQHIRNFSIIAHIDHGKSTLADRLLEKTGTVTAREAQAQFLDNMELERERGITIKAQTIRMAYRALDGKDYELNLIDTPGHVDFAYEVSRSLAACEGAVLVVDASQGVEAQTLANVYQALDHDLEIIPVINKIDLPSADVEGVRREIEEVIGLDAKEAVPTSAKEGVGIQEILEQIVKKVPPPDGDPAAPLKAIIFDSWYDSYRGVVMLVRVFEGTLAPKQKIQLWSNKREFEVQELGVFAPFSRPVARLIAGEVGVVVANVKDVHDAKVGDTITEVGKPTAEPFPGFKVMKPMVFSGVFPIDAADYDNLRDALTKLRLNDSAFTFEPETSQALGFGFRCGYLGLLHMEIVQERLEREYELALITTAPSVVYRVTDTQGEVTEIDSPAKLPPVQKIAKLEEPILTCHIHGRTDDVGAILKLCQDRRGVQKDLRYIAATRVQITYDIPLAEVVFDFFDKLKSVSRGYASLDYELKGYEEADLVKLDFLLNGEPVDALSVIVHRENSYQRGRELCGRLKEVIPKQMYEVAIQAAIGAKIIARETVKAYRKNVIAKCYGGDISRKRKLLEKQKEGKKRMKQVGSVEIPQEAFLAVLKVED
- the lepB gene encoding signal peptidase I, translating into MSRSAPAPAAGPAVERGEAERFAVATRRFLERRGKRVPERARADALAAADALEAAAASGDPELLAEASARLDLVWRDQLSLAARKGAVRELFESALLALVVALCARTFVVEAFKIPSSSMVPTVEVGDHLLVSKLAYGLRLPFVNRFLLRWSEPRRGDVVVFANPREPGKDYIKRVIGLPGDVVELRDQVVYVNGVPQPRVPVADLTYDEQAEGGGRWWTETCPAWKETLARGRVDSPRSAVAQALADAYAGAARSGEVTHVVAQCRPARLGEREGPFERVAPGHVFVLGDNRDRSADSRAGGGWQVPLANVKGRATVIFWSWGRSGWAPRGGPAGLRVERLFKRIE
- the pyrR gene encoding bifunctional pyr operon transcriptional regulator/uracil phosphoribosyltransferase PyrR — its product is MGAPGRPRRPAGRAAFQTDRVALETPDPHGRPRKVCVMNADGIERALARMAREVVDRARERGGELAVVGIRRGGVHLAKRLRKHVAAVTGAEPPMGTLDIALYRDDLSELAVAPVVGPTDIRFPVTGKTIVLVDDVLYTGRTVRAALDELTDFGRPRRVLLAVLVDRGGRELPIAADVVGVQLEVPDREQVEVRLVEGGAQQDEVLVKPRGHA
- a CDS encoding aspartate carbamoyltransferase catalytic subunit, translated to MIGKHRHLTGLEPLTREEILSVLELATSMKEVLRRPLKKVPTLRGKAVVNLFFEASTRTRTSFETAAKILSADAINWTSSSSSVTKGETLVDTALNIEAMHPDILVIRHPAGGAPELVAQHVSCAVVSAGDGAHEHPTQGLLDLYTLSEHFCAAGGAPAGAAPDFGVLAGKTIAIVGDVSHSRVARSDLHGLTKLGAKVRVCGPPTMIPQGIEAMGAEVHHQLRPAVEGADAVVMLRIQHERIGDPLIPGTREYSKFWGLNERKAAEWLTPSCAILHPGPINRGVELAPEVADGARSVILDQVENGVAVRMAVLYLLAGGAHEAAEGGARA